In the Thalassoglobus sp. JC818 genome, one interval contains:
- a CDS encoding ABC transporter ATP-binding protein — protein sequence MSDSVIEIRNLSKVYRDFWGRAKVRALNSLSLDVKRGEVFGLLGPNGSGKTTTLKLLLGLLFPTEGQVRILGEPAHDVEKNERIGYLPEESYLYRFLNADETLDFYGKLFKMTKAERRERRDALIKRVGLEHARRRQLKEYSKGMTRRIGLAQALINDPDLVLLDEPTSGLDPLGTADMKEMIRELKNEGKTVVMCSHLLADVQDVCDRIAILYRGELKVIGSVQELLEAKEETQLVTSSLDDATIREVESVLQKHGANLKSFSHPTSTLEELFLRTVKESEARPGRRFEPGERPSATTES from the coding sequence ATGTCAGATTCTGTCATCGAGATTCGCAATCTCTCGAAGGTCTACCGCGACTTTTGGGGTCGTGCAAAAGTTCGTGCGTTGAACTCATTGAGCCTGGACGTCAAACGTGGCGAAGTGTTCGGCTTACTCGGTCCCAATGGATCGGGAAAAACAACCACGCTGAAGCTCTTGCTGGGACTTCTCTTTCCGACAGAAGGCCAAGTGCGAATTCTGGGTGAGCCCGCTCACGACGTGGAGAAAAACGAGCGCATCGGATACCTCCCGGAAGAGTCATACCTCTACCGCTTCCTGAACGCCGACGAAACACTCGACTTTTACGGCAAGCTTTTCAAGATGACCAAAGCGGAGCGACGCGAACGACGTGACGCTCTGATCAAGCGAGTCGGACTCGAACACGCCCGCCGACGTCAGTTGAAAGAATATTCTAAGGGAATGACGCGAAGAATTGGTCTCGCACAAGCTTTGATCAATGACCCGGATCTGGTCCTGCTCGATGAACCGACCAGTGGTCTCGACCCGCTCGGAACAGCGGACATGAAAGAGATGATTCGCGAACTGAAAAACGAAGGCAAGACTGTCGTCATGTGCAGTCACCTTCTCGCGGACGTCCAGGACGTTTGCGATCGAATCGCGATTCTGTACCGCGGCGAACTGAAAGTGATCGGAAGCGTTCAAGAGCTTCTCGAAGCGAAAGAAGAGACCCAACTCGTCACCAGTTCGCTCGACGATGCCACAATTCGCGAAGTCGAAAGTGTTCTTCAGAAACACGGAGCGAACCTCAAGAGTTTCTCTCACCCGACCTCGACACTCGAAGAACTCTTCCTGCGAACCGTCAAGGAGAGCGAAGCCCGTCCTGGTCGTCGATTCGAACCAGGGGAACGTCCATCAGCGACCACGGAATCCTAG
- a CDS encoding twin-arginine translocase TatA/TatE family subunit gives MFGLGTPELIVLAVIVLLLFGSRLPSAMRSLGMSVNSFKKGMKEGDEEDSQNNLDSKQND, from the coding sequence ATGTTTGGCCTCGGTACACCGGAATTGATTGTTCTGGCAGTGATTGTGTTGTTGCTTTTCGGAAGTCGACTCCCTTCAGCGATGAGAAGCTTGGGAATGTCAGTCAACTCCTTCAAAAAAGGAATGAAAGAAGGCGACGAAGAAGATTCCCAGAACAATCTGGATTCAAAGCAAAACGACTGA
- the panD gene encoding aspartate 1-decarboxylase: MLLHLLKSKLHMAAVTETELHYHGSVTIDRELMDAVGLLPYEKVLIANCENGQRAESYVIEGPPGSKVIKMNGALAHTSSIGDRVIIIAFVSVTEEESRKHDPRVAILNEQNEIIDQFIGEVYPQRDSQTQPLS, from the coding sequence ATGCTGCTTCACTTGTTGAAATCCAAACTCCACATGGCTGCGGTCACTGAAACGGAGTTGCACTACCATGGCAGCGTGACGATCGATCGCGAATTAATGGATGCCGTTGGGCTGCTTCCCTATGAAAAAGTCCTGATCGCAAACTGCGAAAACGGCCAGCGTGCTGAAAGCTATGTGATTGAGGGCCCACCCGGATCAAAAGTCATCAAAATGAATGGTGCTTTGGCCCACACGTCTTCGATTGGCGATCGCGTCATCATTATCGCTTTCGTGTCCGTCACAGAAGAAGAGTCACGCAAGCACGATCCGCGAGTCGCCATTTTGAATGAGCAAAACGAGATCATCGATCAGTTCATCGGTGAAGTCTATCCGCAGCGAGATTCCCAGACTCAACCACTCTCATAA
- a CDS encoding sodium:solute symporter family protein — translation MSNAVDPLFASVASSYLGLHWIDWAVLGVYLVGITALGVWSYRKVNDATDFFMGGRRFGKVFMMFFAFGAGTSSEHATSVSAGSFLNGLAGIWYQFLWLWATPFYWIIAPVMRRMRALTTSDFFEARYNVSTSVLYCILGICMSITFISASLFFGAKMVTGLTGGAFPVELAVAGMTVLFVIYGLAGGLGAAVITDFVQGILTIIFSFLLLPFALYYAAQVTGLDSGFAALHQGVPGFSGDEMLSLTLTTELAQKLGKEPITWFYIIMMSVNALVGIVVQPHIMGVCGAGKTEFEGRFGFTVGNFMKRLCTIAWTFIGLACVIIYLTPESQFITAERMAELNSDPAKMRDFADSVFGYAAHDLLPRISPGLVGLLFASLLAAIMSSCDAHMVMGSGLFTENLYKKFIHPSASKTTLVWVGRISGIGIVVLALLLMTQFRDVIQVLTRYVNAIPAFIGLAFWFGIVWRGYTSKAVWVSTLVAAGLWFLTTGHTPLAWISRMGDSPILQRNIDYFPGLFREWLWSVVPQTKYELEVVKQVFVDGVATEVSTTHTSTSIPWQYAIYLGGGAIAGIVTSFLSTRTSTQKLDHFFTLLRTPVRLGEKVDEPCTLPENPLPKETGKLIPLSDLEIPSPSVVGMVGFIISWIVVGLLVAITWQLAQLGG, via the coding sequence ATGAGCAATGCCGTTGATCCACTGTTCGCATCCGTGGCTTCAAGTTACCTCGGACTCCATTGGATCGACTGGGCTGTGCTCGGCGTTTATCTCGTCGGAATCACTGCACTCGGCGTTTGGTCTTATCGTAAAGTGAACGACGCGACCGATTTCTTCATGGGAGGCAGGCGGTTCGGAAAAGTCTTCATGATGTTCTTCGCTTTCGGTGCGGGAACAAGCAGCGAACACGCGACGAGCGTTTCGGCCGGTTCATTTCTGAACGGGCTTGCTGGAATCTGGTACCAATTCTTGTGGCTTTGGGCGACGCCGTTTTATTGGATCATCGCCCCTGTGATGAGAAGGATGCGGGCCCTGACGACCAGCGACTTCTTCGAAGCACGCTATAACGTCTCGACATCTGTGCTGTATTGCATCCTCGGGATCTGCATGTCGATCACGTTCATCTCCGCTTCTTTGTTCTTCGGGGCCAAGATGGTGACAGGCCTCACCGGCGGAGCGTTTCCGGTGGAACTCGCGGTCGCTGGTATGACGGTGCTGTTCGTGATTTATGGGCTCGCTGGAGGATTGGGAGCGGCGGTGATCACCGACTTCGTTCAGGGAATCCTGACGATCATCTTCTCATTCCTGCTGCTCCCCTTTGCACTTTACTATGCCGCTCAAGTCACAGGACTCGATTCCGGTTTCGCAGCACTTCATCAGGGAGTTCCAGGTTTCTCCGGCGATGAAATGCTAAGCCTGACACTCACGACAGAACTCGCTCAGAAGCTCGGCAAAGAACCGATCACTTGGTTTTACATCATCATGATGTCGGTGAATGCGCTCGTTGGAATCGTTGTGCAACCACACATTATGGGTGTCTGCGGAGCAGGTAAAACCGAGTTCGAAGGACGTTTCGGATTCACTGTCGGAAACTTCATGAAGCGGCTTTGCACGATCGCCTGGACTTTCATCGGGCTGGCGTGCGTCATCATCTACCTCACACCTGAAAGCCAATTCATTACCGCAGAACGGATGGCCGAACTGAATTCGGATCCAGCGAAGATGCGTGACTTTGCTGACAGCGTCTTCGGATATGCAGCTCATGATCTGCTCCCGCGAATCAGCCCGGGACTGGTCGGTCTGCTGTTCGCTTCGTTGCTGGCAGCCATCATGAGTTCATGTGATGCTCACATGGTCATGGGAAGCGGACTCTTCACCGAAAACCTATACAAGAAGTTCATTCATCCGAGTGCTTCCAAAACAACACTTGTCTGGGTCGGTCGAATTTCCGGAATCGGGATCGTGGTGTTGGCGCTCTTGCTGATGACTCAATTTCGCGATGTCATTCAGGTGCTAACCCGCTACGTGAACGCCATCCCTGCGTTCATCGGCCTCGCCTTCTGGTTCGGAATTGTGTGGCGCGGATATACGTCGAAGGCGGTCTGGGTTTCGACTCTCGTCGCTGCCGGGCTGTGGTTCCTCACAACCGGTCACACTCCCCTCGCCTGGATCTCTCGAATGGGAGACTCTCCAATCTTGCAGCGGAACATTGACTACTTCCCCGGGCTGTTCCGTGAATGGCTGTGGTCCGTTGTTCCGCAGACGAAATACGAACTCGAAGTTGTTAAACAAGTCTTCGTCGACGGCGTCGCAACCGAAGTATCGACCACGCACACTTCAACGAGTATCCCCTGGCAATACGCGATTTACCTCGGAGGCGGAGCAATCGCGGGAATCGTCACCAGTTTCTTGTCGACGCGCACAAGCACACAAAAACTCGATCACTTTTTCACGCTTCTCCGCACGCCCGTGCGTCTCGGTGAAAAAGTTGATGAGCCATGTACGCTGCCCGAGAATCCGCTACCGAAGGAGACCGGCAAACTCATCCCACTCTCCGACCTCGAAATTCCTTCACCTTCGGTGGTTGGAATGGTCGGATTCATCATTTCGTGGATCGTGGTCGGCCTACTGGTTGCCATCACCTGGCAACTCGCGCAGCTTGGCGGGTAA
- a CDS encoding 6-pyruvoyl tetrahydropterin synthase family protein has translation MSQTRSFAVDVTKDHLVFSAAHFITIGDDLCERLHGHNWRVAARVEGELDSNGFVFDFIALRDELQKWVDRLDHRMLLPTQHRQISVETKENEVHVRYDDRRWVFPLEECVLLPIEQTTAELLANWIADQLIETLETSPLTSLSVKVEENFGQWATCRVDF, from the coding sequence ATGTCACAGACACGCTCTTTCGCCGTTGATGTCACCAAAGATCATCTCGTCTTCTCAGCTGCGCACTTTATCACCATCGGGGACGATCTTTGCGAACGGCTGCATGGACACAACTGGCGAGTCGCTGCCCGTGTCGAGGGTGAACTCGACAGCAATGGGTTTGTCTTCGACTTCATCGCTCTTCGTGATGAACTACAAAAGTGGGTTGATCGACTCGACCACCGAATGCTGTTGCCGACCCAACATCGTCAGATTTCCGTCGAGACGAAGGAAAACGAAGTTCACGTCCGATATGACGACCGGAGATGGGTCTTCCCACTCGAGGAATGCGTGCTGCTCCCGATCGAACAGACGACGGCGGAACTTCTCGCCAACTGGATTGCCGACCAGTTAATCGAGACTCTCGAAACGTCCCCGTTGACCAGTCTGTCGGTGAAAGTCGAGGAAAATTTCGGCCAATGGGCGACATGCCGGGTCGATTTTTAA
- a CDS encoding triphosphoribosyl-dephospho-CoA synthase codes for MSRRLNLPIDSKSLQITTACLLEAAARKPGNVHPQAQFSDLTFSDFEKAAEITGTVLGEDQTSLTVAQQILVAVRKTREHVQSNVNLGILLLLAPLAAVEDHLSLEEGIQDVLAALDAREASTVYQAIRESQPGGMGTAQQEDVNSAPTQSLVDCMALAAGKDTIAQQYATDFSLVLGQGRDLFRRWWERTSDWEASVIGTQLELMHRVPDTLIIRKCGPETGETSALMAGEVLNRGWPDSRQGEKALVEFDQWLRADGHRRNPGTTADLIAAILYAATRDRYWSPPSHITISET; via the coding sequence ATGTCACGCCGGCTGAATTTGCCCATCGACTCAAAATCCTTGCAGATTACGACAGCTTGCCTACTTGAAGCAGCTGCTCGCAAACCGGGAAATGTGCATCCGCAGGCTCAATTCAGCGATTTGACATTCTCAGACTTCGAGAAAGCAGCAGAGATCACGGGCACTGTACTTGGAGAGGATCAAACTTCTTTGACCGTCGCTCAGCAGATTCTTGTCGCAGTTCGAAAGACGCGGGAGCATGTTCAATCCAACGTCAATCTCGGGATTCTACTTCTCCTGGCGCCGCTGGCAGCAGTTGAAGATCACCTCTCGCTGGAAGAAGGAATCCAGGATGTGCTCGCAGCTCTCGATGCTCGCGAAGCTTCGACTGTCTATCAGGCAATACGCGAATCACAGCCCGGGGGGATGGGAACTGCTCAGCAGGAGGACGTCAATTCCGCACCGACTCAATCACTCGTCGACTGCATGGCTCTTGCTGCTGGGAAAGACACCATCGCCCAGCAATACGCTACAGATTTCTCTCTGGTTCTTGGCCAGGGAAGAGATCTATTCCGTCGCTGGTGGGAGCGGACGTCAGACTGGGAAGCGAGTGTGATTGGAACTCAACTGGAGTTGATGCACCGGGTTCCCGATACTCTCATCATTCGAAAGTGCGGGCCTGAGACCGGCGAAACTTCGGCTCTTATGGCGGGTGAGGTCCTCAATCGCGGGTGGCCAGACTCCCGGCAGGGCGAGAAAGCTCTTGTCGAATTTGACCAGTGGCTGCGAGCAGATGGTCATCGCCGGAACCCCGGAACTACCGCAGACCTGATTGCAGCGATATTGTATGCAGCCACTCGCGACAGGTACTGGTCTCCTCCTTCGCACATCACGATTTCAGAAACGTAA
- a CDS encoding DNA topoisomerase (ATP-hydrolyzing), with protein sequence MVARNGSNADADGSENGDQLQFVSISGETRRRYLNYAMSVIMSRALPDVRDGLKPVQRRILYTMYHDLRLTADAKYRKCAKIVGDTTGNYHPHGDEAVYDALVRLAQDFTYRETLVDGQGNFGNVMGLPAAARRYTEAKLTAIAERLMSELRYETVEMRPTYDATRDEPTVLPSQYPNLLVNGSQGIAVGMATNMPPHNLGEVIKAAIYLVDNPGSTVANIRKYIKGPDFPLGGRIVTDSVELRKIYEDGRGAIKVRGEWRFDTEKKKEIKNRLVVHSIPYGVETGGLVNSLGDIRDSRKLPQLVDVADESDGEQGLRIVLHIKSGTDPDTVMSYLYKHTRLEENFSYNATCLVPDEHGVLIPHRCSLVELLQHFLDFRFVTVRKRFEYLLAQLERRIHILEGFVIIFDGLEEALRIIRKSSGKQDACQKLVKAFPLDEEQATAILELQLYRISTLEIDKIREELEQKQAEAERIRKILKSDARLWKEVQSELKELGDQFKSKRRTALGSSEEITEFDPQAYIVRENTNVVITNEGWVRRLGKISSIAKLRVRDGDEILGVYPGSTLENVIMFSSDGTAYTIPMDQIPPSTGYGEPLSKHFKLSDGAAIIAGLTTDPRFTPEDVEYEDYPPEPYLFIATAHGQVMRISLSQFRAPSTKNGRKYCRLGAGDRVVHVEVMNEEETVFLISKEARLIHFAVSDVPILNSAGRGVRGLKLTDEGDQVLAAKRLSRPSDVLKVVNENGKELSFGQMKYNVTGRGGKGVKTSQRTGIQSVIRPEIEIVDWTSLGEE encoded by the coding sequence GTGGTCGCACGGAATGGTTCCAACGCCGACGCAGACGGATCAGAAAACGGCGATCAGTTGCAGTTCGTCTCCATCAGCGGTGAAACGCGCCGCCGGTATCTGAACTACGCAATGTCGGTCATTATGTCTCGTGCGCTGCCCGACGTCCGCGACGGGCTGAAGCCGGTGCAAAGGCGAATTCTGTACACCATGTACCATGACCTGCGATTGACCGCAGATGCAAAGTACAGGAAGTGCGCCAAGATCGTCGGTGATACAACGGGTAATTATCATCCTCACGGAGACGAAGCGGTCTACGATGCGCTCGTGCGGCTTGCTCAAGACTTCACCTATCGAGAAACCCTTGTCGATGGTCAAGGTAATTTCGGAAACGTGATGGGGCTTCCCGCCGCCGCTCGAAGGTATACCGAAGCGAAATTGACGGCGATCGCAGAAAGGCTGATGTCCGAACTGCGGTACGAGACCGTCGAAATGCGTCCAACTTACGACGCGACTCGAGACGAACCGACCGTTCTTCCTTCGCAGTATCCGAATTTACTCGTCAACGGATCTCAGGGAATCGCGGTGGGAATGGCGACGAACATGCCACCTCACAACCTTGGCGAAGTGATCAAAGCTGCGATCTATCTCGTTGACAATCCCGGATCGACAGTCGCGAACATCCGGAAATACATCAAAGGACCGGACTTCCCATTGGGCGGCCGAATTGTCACAGACTCGGTCGAGCTGCGCAAGATCTACGAGGATGGTCGTGGAGCGATCAAAGTTCGTGGCGAGTGGCGATTCGACACTGAGAAGAAGAAGGAAATCAAGAACCGACTCGTGGTTCATTCCATTCCATATGGAGTCGAAACCGGAGGGCTGGTCAACTCACTGGGCGACATTCGCGATTCGCGAAAACTCCCGCAGCTCGTCGATGTGGCTGACGAGTCTGACGGAGAACAAGGTCTGCGGATTGTGCTGCACATCAAGTCAGGAACCGATCCTGATACGGTGATGTCGTACCTCTATAAACATACCCGACTCGAAGAAAACTTCTCATACAATGCGACTTGTCTCGTCCCGGATGAGCATGGCGTGTTGATTCCGCATCGATGCTCACTCGTCGAGTTGCTGCAACACTTTCTCGACTTCCGCTTCGTTACAGTTCGCAAGCGATTCGAATACCTGCTCGCGCAGCTGGAACGGCGAATTCATATTCTCGAAGGCTTCGTCATCATCTTCGATGGCCTGGAAGAAGCCCTTCGGATTATTCGCAAAAGCTCCGGCAAGCAGGATGCCTGTCAGAAACTCGTGAAAGCGTTTCCACTCGACGAAGAACAGGCAACGGCCATTCTCGAACTGCAGCTGTACCGAATTTCGACGCTTGAAATCGACAAGATTCGAGAAGAGCTCGAACAGAAGCAGGCGGAAGCAGAACGAATTCGCAAGATTCTCAAGTCCGATGCGCGCCTATGGAAAGAGGTTCAGTCCGAACTCAAGGAGTTGGGGGACCAGTTCAAATCGAAGCGAAGAACAGCTCTCGGTTCTTCAGAAGAAATCACCGAGTTTGACCCGCAAGCCTACATCGTCCGTGAGAACACGAATGTGGTCATCACGAACGAAGGCTGGGTTCGACGACTGGGAAAAATCTCATCCATAGCGAAGCTTCGCGTCCGCGACGGGGACGAAATTCTGGGGGTCTACCCGGGATCGACATTAGAGAACGTGATTATGTTCTCCTCCGACGGAACCGCTTACACGATTCCGATGGATCAAATCCCACCCTCGACCGGTTACGGGGAACCTCTCTCGAAGCACTTCAAGCTGAGCGATGGAGCAGCCATCATCGCGGGTCTGACGACTGATCCACGATTCACACCTGAAGATGTTGAGTACGAAGACTACCCGCCTGAGCCATACCTGTTCATCGCAACAGCCCATGGACAGGTCATGCGGATTTCGCTCTCGCAGTTCCGGGCTCCGTCCACGAAGAACGGTCGAAAATATTGTCGACTCGGAGCTGGCGACCGCGTTGTCCATGTTGAGGTGATGAACGAAGAAGAAACTGTCTTTCTCATCTCCAAAGAAGCACGGTTAATTCACTTCGCTGTCTCGGATGTTCCCATTCTGAACAGCGCTGGACGAGGTGTCCGCGGTCTGAAATTGACAGACGAAGGAGACCAGGTTCTGGCTGCCAAACGTCTCAGTCGCCCGAGTGACGTGTTAAAAGTTGTCAACGAAAACGGCAAGGAGCTCAGCTTCGGTCAAATGAAATACAACGTGACTGGACGCGGTGGAAAAGGAGTCAAAACGAGCCAGCGAACCGGCATTCAGTCTGTGATTCGCCCGGAAATTGAGATTGTCGACTGGACATCACTTGGCGAAGAATAG
- a CDS encoding ABC transporter permease subunit, whose product MLAGPIVTRELTTAPRKYQHFGLRAGYAAAMCVLMFTCSQSTFASEIPRGIGDISRFSVFVFDLICFVQLLIVTGASLLFAAGNVSQEKDRRTLILLLMTDLKNTELVIGKTLAGLLPVFTMIAVSIPILTSLTILGGITIDQIVWFEILCVVAALAAGSWGALVAFWRDKTFQTIAITLMGAGIFLGTVQILGTLIGTETVIGRFFLSFNPFHALSTLLRPLASRVDGESASSLAIHSSLSLLGLATALWIYTCLRVRIWNPTRAVFQTTVEEEVAPGNQNTDALTDVQSVAERVEAQEVEEELDRATTAVRASRTIWETPIIWREICTHAYGNRVGLIKAAYFLVAVACLVWLRGVPEDAPLIRGVMTASGVAFVLLSLLALFLVNAQAVTSLTSERDGQTLELLLVTEVTAKEFIFGKLGGALFNMKEVIVVPIVFAVMAWAQGQYNLEGLIFLLLGYLTLVVFATTLGLHSGLTFSNSRSAIMNSLGTLFFLFVGVFVCMLLIVEARKSFALQFVPFSFFMFGGGLGLWSSLTHKNPSTALTTSAWLLPFLTFYAIVSFLLNDTAAVCMAVVVPFGFTVAAMLVPAVSAFDVALGRTTNDRG is encoded by the coding sequence GTGCTTGCTGGTCCCATTGTCACACGAGAACTGACGACCGCTCCCCGCAAATATCAGCACTTCGGATTGAGAGCTGGCTACGCTGCTGCGATGTGTGTCTTGATGTTCACCTGTTCACAGAGCACTTTCGCGAGCGAAATTCCTCGCGGAATCGGTGACATCTCTCGGTTTTCGGTCTTCGTTTTCGACCTGATTTGCTTTGTGCAGCTGCTCATCGTCACGGGAGCATCGTTGCTGTTCGCTGCGGGAAATGTCTCGCAGGAGAAAGACCGACGCACGCTGATTTTGTTGCTGATGACCGATTTGAAGAACACGGAACTCGTCATCGGTAAGACGCTGGCGGGGCTACTTCCGGTGTTCACGATGATTGCGGTTTCGATCCCGATCCTCACGTCACTGACAATTCTGGGCGGGATTACGATCGATCAGATCGTCTGGTTTGAGATCTTGTGCGTCGTGGCTGCTCTCGCTGCCGGAAGTTGGGGAGCACTGGTTGCCTTCTGGAGAGACAAGACCTTTCAGACGATTGCGATCACACTGATGGGTGCCGGAATCTTTCTGGGGACCGTTCAGATTCTCGGAACACTGATCGGAACCGAGACAGTGATCGGACGGTTCTTTCTGAGCTTCAATCCATTTCACGCACTGTCCACACTGTTGCGCCCCTTGGCATCCAGAGTGGATGGAGAAAGTGCGTCGAGTTTAGCGATTCATTCATCGCTGAGTCTGTTGGGACTGGCGACTGCTCTGTGGATTTATACCTGTCTGAGAGTCCGCATCTGGAATCCAACGAGAGCGGTCTTCCAGACCACGGTCGAGGAAGAAGTCGCCCCCGGCAATCAGAACACTGATGCGTTGACGGATGTTCAATCTGTCGCTGAGAGAGTCGAAGCACAAGAAGTCGAAGAAGAACTGGACCGAGCAACGACAGCAGTTCGAGCTTCCCGGACGATTTGGGAAACTCCGATCATCTGGAGGGAAATCTGTACACACGCCTATGGAAACCGAGTTGGTCTGATTAAGGCTGCCTATTTTCTTGTGGCCGTTGCGTGTCTCGTCTGGCTGCGGGGAGTTCCGGAAGATGCTCCTCTCATCCGAGGTGTGATGACCGCTTCCGGGGTCGCATTCGTTTTGCTCTCCCTGCTGGCACTCTTCCTCGTCAACGCACAGGCAGTGACTTCGCTGACGTCCGAACGCGATGGCCAGACGCTCGAGTTGCTCCTCGTGACGGAAGTGACCGCGAAAGAGTTCATCTTCGGCAAACTCGGCGGTGCGTTGTTCAATATGAAGGAAGTTATCGTCGTCCCAATCGTGTTCGCCGTGATGGCCTGGGCACAGGGGCAGTACAACTTGGAAGGTCTGATCTTCCTCCTTCTCGGATATCTGACACTTGTCGTCTTCGCCACCACGTTGGGACTTCATTCTGGCCTCACGTTCAGCAATTCGCGGTCTGCGATCATGAACAGCTTGGGAACACTCTTCTTTCTGTTCGTCGGAGTGTTCGTGTGCATGCTGTTGATTGTGGAAGCGAGAAAATCGTTCGCGCTTCAGTTCGTGCCGTTCTCGTTCTTCATGTTCGGCGGCGGTCTTGGGCTGTGGTCTTCGTTGACTCATAAGAATCCATCGACAGCCCTGACGACGAGTGCCTGGTTGCTGCCATTCCTGACGTTCTATGCGATCGTCAGCTTCCTGCTGAACGACACTGCAGCAGTCTGCATGGCTGTTGTTGTTCCCTTCGGATTCACCGTCGCTGCGATGCTCGTTCCAGCGGTGAGTGCGTTCGACGTTGCTTTGGGGAGGACAACGAACGATCGTGGATGA
- a CDS encoding thioredoxin domain-containing protein encodes MLRTAMACILSLTCSTALSLDDQNVLYDFSATWCGPCQQVAPVVDRLHREGLPVRKVDIDQERDLAARYGIKAVPTFVLVIDGKEVERRSGYMSETDLRRLAGKIPQSSSAQSQGAMLAQNQSNGPSGIDLGSPGSIQTPATNSAETSQPAAQQDEAPSALARLNPFRKKDATPESLVRGNDSPAGSSAEGASQRAEDPMQASVRIRVFIDGKINLGSGTVIASKPGHTVILTCGHIFRNFQQDSKIEVDFIRDGKSIEHVATVEKFDTESDLGIIVVNTDQAMPVAPIAMLPHTPDIGDSVSGIGCSAGDLPTRNDIQITAIDRYEGPNNIECTGLPVQGRSGGGLFNRNGEVVGVCIAADRERERGLYSGLHAVHQILDECHLAHLYQPVKQDSPAIQLADSAPLSNGLNQAQPMPSEFAFSDSQPMAHMPNNAPTAPVALQQTNPAATPSSTPSRPVDLQAGRQEVVVIIRDPSNPEGSNRVVIIHDASEKFLSYLNGELDPVGSQQGRMMSSTTPVPAISRPLRSETDSSSVVAKGLRYSGRTASLQQTSLSQSSGPQRFVRNQPRVAR; translated from the coding sequence ATGTTACGTACAGCGATGGCCTGCATCCTAAGCCTGACGTGTTCAACCGCTCTCTCCCTCGACGATCAAAACGTTCTTTATGACTTCAGTGCCACGTGGTGCGGACCCTGTCAGCAAGTCGCTCCCGTCGTTGACCGCCTGCATCGAGAAGGACTTCCCGTCCGCAAAGTTGATATCGATCAGGAACGCGACCTCGCTGCCCGATACGGCATCAAAGCTGTCCCCACATTCGTTCTCGTGATCGACGGAAAAGAAGTCGAAAGACGTTCGGGCTACATGTCCGAAACCGACCTCCGAAGACTCGCCGGAAAAATTCCACAATCAAGCTCAGCTCAGTCACAAGGTGCGATGCTGGCACAAAACCAGTCGAATGGACCCTCCGGAATTGATCTCGGTTCACCTGGATCGATTCAAACACCTGCGACGAATTCCGCTGAAACGTCGCAACCCGCTGCCCAGCAAGATGAAGCACCATCTGCCCTCGCACGTTTGAATCCGTTCCGCAAGAAAGACGCGACACCCGAGTCACTCGTGCGTGGCAATGACTCTCCAGCTGGCAGCTCAGCTGAAGGAGCTTCTCAGCGAGCTGAAGATCCCATGCAGGCCAGCGTGCGGATTCGCGTATTTATCGACGGGAAAATCAATCTGGGATCAGGAACTGTCATCGCCAGCAAGCCCGGCCACACTGTGATTCTGACCTGTGGGCACATCTTCCGAAACTTCCAACAGGATTCGAAGATCGAAGTCGATTTCATTCGGGATGGAAAATCGATCGAGCACGTTGCCACGGTCGAAAAATTTGACACCGAATCCGATCTCGGAATCATCGTCGTGAATACCGATCAGGCCATGCCAGTCGCACCAATCGCGATGCTTCCGCACACTCCAGATATTGGAGATTCCGTTTCCGGAATTGGATGCAGCGCAGGCGATCTTCCGACTCGAAACGATATTCAGATCACTGCCATCGATCGTTACGAAGGTCCAAACAACATCGAGTGCACCGGACTTCCCGTTCAGGGACGTTCCGGAGGCGGATTGTTCAATCGCAATGGTGAGGTCGTCGGAGTCTGTATTGCTGCCGATCGTGAACGTGAGCGTGGCCTCTATTCAGGGCTGCATGCGGTTCATCAGATTCTCGACGAGTGCCATCTGGCGCACCTCTATCAGCCTGTGAAACAGGACTCTCCAGCGATTCAACTCGCCGATTCCGCTCCCCTGTCAAATGGCCTGAATCAAGCTCAGCCGATGCCATCCGAATTTGCCTTCTCAGATTCGCAGCCAATGGCTCACATGCCCAACAATGCACCGACCGCTCCCGTCGCCCTTCAACAGACGAATCCAGCCGCGACACCATCGTCAACTCCATCTCGTCCAGTTGACCTGCAGGCGGGACGTCAGGAAGTTGTCGTGATCATTCGCGATCCATCGAACCCAGAAGGATCGAACCGGGTTGTGATTATCCACGACGCCAGCGAAAAGTTTCTCTCCTATCTCAATGGAGAACTCGATCCAGTGGGATCACAGCAGGGACGGATGATGTCCTCCACGACTCCAGTTCCGGCGATCTCCCGACCACTTCGTTCGGAAACCGATTCTTCATCCGTCGTGGCCAAGGGACTTCGCTATTCCGGACGAACAGCATCCCTGCAGCAGACGTCGCTTTCACAGTCTTCTGGTCCTCAGCGTTTCGTTCGCAACCAGCCACGCGTGGCTCGCTAA